The following proteins are co-located in the Pseudarthrobacter siccitolerans genome:
- a CDS encoding alpha/beta hydrolase, with protein sequence MAWQRDILGEEFESYAFLAAGQDGVERTATLVRFRPGQREAGPPESGPHESGRPASGQHEPGGQESGQESGPSPTARRAVLFLHGWSDYFFNVDLARFWSSAGYDFYALDMHNHGRSLRAGSPGGYVSDLADYDAEIETASRLISQEGAALPLTLMGHSTGGLVAALWASRHPGTVSQLILNSPWLEMHGSALVRRAASGMVGPVARFRPEAVLRLPPRGFYWRTISSAADGEWAVDDQYRPPFAFPVRAGWLSAVLAGHAKVARGLNIEVPVLVLLSRGSANGLFWSEEMRRTDAVLDVNVIAARALTLGRTVTVERIDGALHDVFLSPADVRADAYARLARWLRAYGGPA encoded by the coding sequence ATGGCATGGCAGCGGGACATCCTGGGTGAGGAGTTCGAGTCCTATGCCTTTTTGGCTGCCGGACAGGACGGTGTGGAAAGGACCGCCACCTTGGTGAGGTTCCGGCCCGGCCAGCGGGAGGCGGGGCCGCCGGAATCCGGCCCACATGAATCAGGTCGGCCGGCGTCCGGCCAGCATGAACCAGGCGGGCAGGAGTCCGGCCAGGAATCCGGTCCCTCCCCGACGGCACGCAGGGCTGTGCTTTTCCTGCACGGCTGGAGTGACTATTTCTTCAACGTTGACCTGGCGCGTTTCTGGTCCTCCGCCGGCTACGACTTTTACGCCCTGGATATGCACAACCACGGCCGGAGCCTGCGCGCCGGGTCGCCGGGCGGCTATGTGTCGGACTTGGCCGATTATGACGCTGAAATTGAGACGGCGTCCCGGCTCATCAGCCAGGAAGGCGCTGCCCTGCCGCTGACCTTGATGGGGCATTCGACGGGCGGGCTGGTTGCGGCTCTGTGGGCAAGCCGGCATCCCGGGACCGTCTCGCAGCTCATCCTGAACAGTCCGTGGCTGGAGATGCATGGGAGCGCCCTGGTGCGGCGGGCGGCATCCGGCATGGTGGGGCCGGTGGCGCGATTCCGGCCGGAGGCGGTGCTGCGGCTGCCGCCCCGCGGCTTCTACTGGCGGACTATCAGCAGCGCGGCGGACGGCGAATGGGCCGTGGATGACCAGTACCGGCCGCCCTTCGCGTTTCCCGTCCGGGCGGGTTGGCTCAGCGCGGTGCTCGCCGGTCATGCGAAGGTGGCACGCGGCCTCAACATCGAGGTTCCCGTCCTGGTGCTGCTGTCCCGCGGAAGCGCCAACGGACTCTTCTGGTCAGAAGAAATGCGGCGGACGGATGCGGTACTCGACGTCAACGTCATCGCGGCGCGGGCCCTAACCCTGGGCCGCACCGTCACGGTTGAAAGGATCGACGGCGCGCTGCACGATGTGTTCCTCTCCCCCGCCGACGTCCGGGCCGACGCCTATGCGAGGCTGGCGCGCTGGCTGCGGGCGTATGGCGGGCCCGCATAG
- a CDS encoding quinone-dependent dihydroorotate dehydrogenase, with product MRVYPTFFKLAFSWMDAERAHTIGFKGIRFAHRSGAGKVLAKLTAPAPSLQTTAFGITFPSPFGLAAGFDKEGHGIEALTELGFGHVEVGTITGQAQPGNEKPRLFRLIEDRAVINRMGFNNDGATVVAPRLTAARAALQRRHPSVRPVIGVNIGKTKVVELADAVEDYLASARALAPAADYLVVNVSSPNTPGLRLLQDVESLRPLLTAVGEEADRAAGRHVPLLVKIAPDLSDEDIDDVARLALDLKLDGIIATNTTIARTGLASPAEQVEKCGAGGLSGAPLKQRSLEVLRRLKKVTGDSLTLVAVGGVETAQDVQDRLDAGATLVQGYTAFLYEGPFWAARINRQLARNRRA from the coding sequence ATGCGCGTATATCCCACCTTCTTCAAGCTGGCCTTTTCATGGATGGACGCCGAGCGCGCCCACACAATCGGATTCAAGGGCATCAGGTTTGCGCACCGCTCCGGCGCCGGGAAGGTCCTGGCGAAACTGACAGCGCCCGCACCGTCACTTCAGACGACGGCGTTTGGCATCACCTTTCCGTCACCTTTCGGGCTTGCCGCGGGCTTTGACAAGGAAGGCCACGGCATTGAAGCCCTCACTGAACTCGGCTTCGGCCACGTTGAGGTGGGCACCATCACCGGCCAGGCCCAGCCCGGCAACGAAAAGCCGCGACTGTTCCGCCTGATTGAGGACCGCGCCGTCATCAACCGGATGGGATTCAATAACGACGGCGCTACCGTCGTAGCCCCGCGGCTGACGGCCGCGCGTGCCGCACTTCAGCGCAGGCATCCTTCAGTGCGCCCCGTCATCGGCGTCAACATCGGCAAAACCAAGGTGGTGGAACTGGCGGACGCCGTGGAGGACTACCTGGCCAGTGCGCGCGCCCTCGCGCCCGCCGCGGATTATCTGGTGGTCAATGTCAGTTCGCCCAACACCCCTGGGCTCCGGCTCCTGCAGGATGTGGAAAGCCTCCGCCCGCTGCTCACCGCCGTGGGCGAAGAAGCAGACCGCGCCGCCGGCCGCCACGTTCCCTTGCTGGTAAAGATCGCCCCGGACCTGAGCGACGAGGATATCGACGACGTCGCCCGCCTTGCGCTGGACCTGAAGCTGGACGGCATCATCGCCACCAACACCACCATTGCCCGCACAGGCCTGGCTTCCCCCGCGGAACAGGTGGAAAAATGCGGGGCAGGCGGCCTGTCCGGTGCACCGCTGAAGCAACGCTCCCTCGAAGTGCTGCGGCGGCTCAAAAAAGTCACCGGCGATTCGCTGACCCTGGTGGCAGTAGGCGGCGTGGAGACTGCCCAGGATGTCCAGGACAGGCTCGACGCCGGAGCAACGTTGGTGCAGGGCTACACGGCCTTCCTATATGAAGGACCGTTCTGGGCCGCCCGGATCAACCGCCAGCTGGCGAGGAACCGCCGCGCCTGA
- a CDS encoding DUF3043 domain-containing protein, protein MFGRKKEAPSAQESLDQLAADAAARQGGIAGKGAPTPTRKAQEAARRRPLVPEDRKASKAAERQAVQDQRVKMRQALDTGDEKFLPLRDKGPQKRFARDYVDARFSLGEYLMFGALVFVLVSLVVPASSDMMIYVLGGFWVMFLAVFIDVFILSRKLRSQLARKFGEVERGTVWYGSMRSLQFRKLRLPKPQVKRGQYPA, encoded by the coding sequence GTGTTCGGACGTAAAAAGGAAGCGCCCTCGGCGCAGGAATCATTAGACCAGCTGGCTGCGGATGCTGCGGCGCGGCAGGGCGGCATAGCTGGCAAGGGAGCCCCCACCCCAACGCGCAAGGCGCAGGAAGCGGCCCGCAGGCGCCCGCTGGTGCCGGAGGACCGTAAAGCCTCAAAGGCTGCCGAGCGCCAGGCTGTCCAGGACCAGCGGGTCAAGATGCGCCAGGCGCTGGACACGGGCGACGAGAAGTTCCTTCCGCTGCGGGACAAGGGCCCTCAGAAGCGGTTCGCGCGTGACTACGTGGATGCCCGGTTCAGCCTCGGTGAATACCTGATGTTCGGTGCCCTGGTGTTTGTCCTTGTGTCATTGGTGGTCCCGGCGTCCAGCGACATGATGATCTATGTCCTGGGCGGTTTCTGGGTGATGTTCCTGGCCGTCTTTATCGACGTGTTTATCCTCTCCCGCAAGCTTCGCAGCCAGCTGGCCCGGAAGTTCGGCGAGGTGGAGCGCGGGACAGTCTGGTACGGCTCCATGCGCTCCCTGCAGTTCCGTAAGCTGCGATTGCCCAAGCCGCAGGTCAAGCGGGGACAGTACCCGGCCTGA
- a CDS encoding isoprenyl transferase → MALGKKNNAPRNRTHPVVAPYPHPSGATAPSIPSEFIPRHVAIVMDGNGRWANQRGLPRIEGHKAGEPALLDVMAGAIELGIEYVSVYAFSTENWRRSPEEVRFLMGFNKDVLRRQRNQLDEWGVRVRWSGRRPRLWGSVIRELEEAEQFTAGNSTCTLTMCVNYGGRAEITDAVSAIAADVAAGRLKPGAITERTIQKYLDEPDLPDVDLFLRSSGEQRLSNFLLWQSAYAEFVFMDTLWPDVDRRTLWAAVEEYARRDRRYGGAVDAAKPADADSAG, encoded by the coding sequence GTGGCCCTGGGAAAAAAGAACAACGCCCCCCGAAACCGGACGCACCCCGTGGTCGCCCCCTACCCGCACCCCTCCGGGGCAACGGCGCCGTCCATTCCATCGGAGTTCATTCCACGCCACGTGGCCATCGTGATGGACGGCAATGGCCGCTGGGCCAACCAACGGGGGCTGCCCAGGATCGAAGGGCATAAAGCCGGGGAGCCCGCACTCCTGGACGTGATGGCCGGGGCCATTGAACTGGGCATCGAATACGTCAGCGTCTACGCCTTTTCCACGGAAAACTGGCGGCGGTCCCCGGAGGAGGTGCGGTTCCTCATGGGATTTAACAAGGACGTGCTGCGGAGGCAGCGGAACCAGCTGGACGAATGGGGCGTACGGGTCCGCTGGTCCGGCCGCCGGCCCCGGCTTTGGGGCTCAGTGATTCGCGAACTCGAAGAGGCCGAGCAGTTCACTGCCGGCAACAGCACCTGCACGTTGACCATGTGTGTTAATTACGGCGGCCGCGCCGAGATCACCGATGCCGTCTCCGCCATCGCCGCGGACGTAGCAGCCGGCCGGCTCAAGCCCGGCGCCATCACCGAGCGGACCATCCAGAAATACCTTGACGAACCGGACCTCCCCGACGTCGACCTCTTCCTGCGCAGCTCGGGGGAGCAGCGCCTGTCCAACTTCCTGCTCTGGCAGTCCGCCTACGCCGAGTTCGTGTTTATGGACACCCTGTGGCCCGACGTCGACCGGCGGACCCTGTGGGCAGCCGTGGAAGAGTACGCCCGGCGGGACCGGCGGTACGGCGGCGCGGTTGATGCAGCCAAGCCGGCAGACGCGGATTCCGCCGGGTAG
- the recO gene encoding DNA repair protein RecO yields the protein MAQHSFASRAYRDDAVVLRTHKLGEADRIITLLTKHHGQVRAVAKGVRRTSSRFGARLEPFMVADLQLVSGKTLDIVTQAVAKGAYGGTIAADYGRYTVAAAMTETAEKLTDVDGESGTAQYNLLVGALASLSRAEHAAGLILDSYLLRALATGGWAPSFTDCARCGLPGPHNAFSAPLGGMVCAGCRPPGSPAPAAETVVLLAALLTGEWATADASLPVHRKEAAGLVAAYLQWHLERVLKSLKHVERS from the coding sequence GTGGCCCAACACTCTTTCGCCTCCCGCGCGTACCGGGACGACGCCGTCGTCCTCCGTACCCACAAACTGGGTGAGGCGGACCGCATCATTACGCTTCTGACCAAACACCACGGCCAAGTCAGGGCTGTCGCAAAGGGAGTGCGACGGACCAGCAGCCGGTTCGGTGCACGCCTTGAGCCCTTTATGGTGGCGGACCTGCAGCTTGTGTCCGGGAAGACTTTGGACATTGTCACCCAGGCGGTGGCCAAGGGGGCGTATGGCGGAACCATAGCCGCTGACTATGGCCGGTACACCGTTGCCGCCGCCATGACGGAAACGGCCGAGAAACTGACGGACGTTGACGGCGAGTCCGGCACCGCGCAGTACAACCTCCTGGTGGGTGCGCTTGCCTCGCTGAGCCGGGCCGAACACGCCGCCGGGCTGATCCTGGACTCCTACCTGCTCCGGGCACTCGCTACCGGAGGCTGGGCGCCGAGCTTCACGGACTGTGCCCGCTGCGGACTGCCCGGCCCGCACAACGCTTTTTCCGCCCCCCTCGGCGGGATGGTGTGCGCCGGGTGCAGGCCGCCGGGCTCGCCCGCACCGGCGGCAGAAACAGTGGTGTTGCTGGCCGCGCTGCTGACCGGGGAGTGGGCCACGGCGGACGCCTCACTGCCGGTGCACCGCAAGGAAGCCGCCGGCCTGGTGGCCGCGTACCTGCAATGGCATCTTGAACGAGTACTGAAATCCCTCAAACATGTGGAGCGCAGCTGA